One Orrella dioscoreae genomic window carries:
- the cyoC gene encoding cytochrome o ubiquinol oxidase subunit III: protein MSNSAHLSHQGDDASKPLEFHLKEEHHPQNGTMLGFWTYLMSDCLIFAALFAVHAVVGRNYAAGPSGADLFDLQLVAINTAMLLLSSITYGFAMLEMVKGRVKPTIVWLAITGVLGAIFVALEIYEFYHLIHVGAVPQRSAFLSSFFTLVGTHGLHVTFGIIWLVTLIFQVKRWGLTPSTRRRLMCLSLFWHFLDVVWIGVFTFVYLMGVLP, encoded by the coding sequence ATGTCTAATTCCGCACACTTGTCCCATCAGGGCGACGACGCGTCGAAGCCCCTCGAGTTCCACCTGAAAGAGGAACACCACCCCCAGAACGGCACGATGCTGGGGTTCTGGACCTACCTGATGAGCGACTGCCTCATCTTCGCGGCGCTGTTCGCCGTGCACGCGGTGGTGGGCCGTAACTATGCAGCGGGCCCCAGCGGCGCCGACCTGTTCGACCTGCAACTGGTGGCCATCAACACGGCCATGCTGCTGCTGTCGTCGATCACCTACGGCTTCGCGATGCTGGAAATGGTCAAGGGCCGCGTCAAGCCCACGATCGTCTGGCTGGCCATCACCGGCGTGCTGGGCGCGATCTTCGTCGCGCTGGAAATCTACGAGTTCTACCACCTGATCCACGTGGGCGCCGTGCCGCAACGCAGCGCGTTCCTGTCCTCGTTCTTCACGCTGGTGGGCACGCACGGCCTGCACGTCACCTTCGGCATCATCTGGCTGGTCACGCTGATCTTCCAGGTCAAGCGCTGGGGCCTCACGCCCTCCACCCGCCGCCGCCTGATGTGCCTGTCGCTGTTCTGGCACTTCCTGGACGTGGT
- the cyoB gene encoding cytochrome o ubiquinol oxidase subunit I yields MSEQFDLTKLVFGRLDWNVFPFLHDPILAATFAAVVLGGLAMVGGLTYFRCWGYLWREWFTSIDHKKIGIMYVILGLVMLLRGFADAIMMRIQQAIAFGDSAGYLPPYHYDQIFTAHGVIMIFFVAMPLITGLMNYIVPLQIGARDVAFPFLNNFSFWMTTAGAVLVMISLFVGEFAKTGWLAYPPLSGILQSPDVGMDYYLWSLQIAGVGTTLSGINLLVTIVKMRAPGMTMMKMPIFTWTSLCSNVLIVASFPILTAVLALLTLDRYLGFNFFTSDLGGNVMMYVNLIWIWGHPEVYILVLPAFGVFSEVVATFCKKRLFGYASMVYATVVITVLSYLVWLHHFFTMGSGASVNSFFGIATMIISIPTGAKIFNWLFTMYRGRIHFEVPMLWTLGFMVTFVIGGMTGVMLAVPPADFVLHNSLFLIAHFHNVIIGGVVFGMLAGITFWFPKAFGYRLEPFWGKVSFWCWLIGFYVAFMPLYVLGFMGVTRRMNHFDDMSLQIWFQIAAVGAFIIAIGIAAFLYQLVISFIRRDKLRDVTGDPWDGRTLEWATSSPPPSYNFAFTPQVHEVDTWYQMKEQGYKRPTDGFLPIHMPKNTSAGVILSGISIAMGFGLVWHMWLLVGVTFFALVAYAIYHTFNTDRDFYIPAEEVARVEAERTRLLASHV; encoded by the coding sequence ATGTCTGAACAATTCGATCTCACCAAACTCGTCTTCGGTCGCCTCGACTGGAACGTGTTTCCCTTCCTGCACGACCCCATCCTCGCGGCGACCTTCGCGGCCGTCGTGCTGGGCGGCCTCGCCATGGTCGGCGGCCTGACCTACTTCCGTTGCTGGGGCTATCTCTGGCGTGAATGGTTCACCAGCATCGATCACAAGAAGATCGGCATCATGTATGTCATCCTCGGCCTGGTCATGCTGCTGCGCGGCTTCGCCGACGCCATCATGATGCGGATCCAGCAGGCCATCGCCTTCGGCGACTCGGCCGGCTACCTGCCGCCGTATCACTACGACCAGATCTTCACGGCGCACGGCGTCATCATGATCTTCTTCGTGGCGATGCCGCTGATCACCGGCCTGATGAACTACATCGTGCCGCTGCAGATCGGCGCGCGCGACGTGGCCTTCCCCTTCCTGAACAATTTCAGCTTCTGGATGACCACGGCAGGCGCCGTGCTGGTCATGATCTCGCTGTTCGTCGGCGAGTTCGCCAAGACCGGCTGGCTGGCCTATCCGCCGCTGTCGGGCATCCTGCAGAGTCCTGACGTCGGGATGGACTATTACCTGTGGTCATTGCAGATCGCGGGGGTAGGCACGACCCTGTCAGGCATCAACCTGCTGGTCACCATCGTCAAGATGCGCGCGCCCGGCATGACCATGATGAAGATGCCCATCTTCACGTGGACCTCGCTGTGTTCGAACGTCCTGATCGTGGCCTCGTTCCCGATCCTGACCGCCGTGCTGGCCCTGCTGACGCTGGACCGCTACCTGGGCTTCAACTTCTTCACGAGCGATCTTGGCGGCAACGTCATGATGTACGTGAACCTGATCTGGATCTGGGGCCATCCCGAGGTCTACATCCTGGTGCTGCCCGCCTTCGGCGTGTTCTCCGAAGTCGTGGCCACGTTCTGCAAGAAGCGCCTGTTCGGCTACGCCTCGATGGTGTACGCCACGGTCGTCATCACCGTGCTGTCCTACCTGGTCTGGCTGCACCACTTCTTCACCATGGGCTCCGGGGCCAGCGTGAACTCGTTCTTCGGGATCGCGACGATGATCATCTCGATCCCCACGGGCGCGAAGATCTTCAACTGGCTGTTCACGATGTACCGTGGCCGCATCCACTTCGAAGTGCCGATGCTGTGGACCCTGGGCTTCATGGTCACCTTCGTGATCGGCGGCATGACCGGCGTGATGCTGGCCGTCCCGCCCGCCGACTTCGTGCTGCACAACAGCCTGTTCCTGATCGCCCACTTCCACAACGTGATCATTGGCGGCGTGGTGTTCGGCATGCTGGCCGGCATCACGTTCTGGTTCCCCAAGGCCTTCGGCTACAGGCTCGAGCCGTTCTGGGGCAAGGTGTCGTTCTGGTGCTGGCTGATCGGCTTCTACGTCGCCTTCATGCCGCTGTACGTGCTGGGCTTCATGGGCGTCACCCGCCGCATGAACCACTTCGACGACATGTCGCTGCAGATCTGGTTCCAGATCGCCGCCGTGGGCGCCTTCATCATCGCCATCGGTATCGCCGCCTTCCTGTACCAGCTGGTCATCAGCTTCATCCGCCGCGACAAGCTGCGCGACGTGACGGGCGACCCCTGGGACGGCCGCACGCTGGAATGGGCGACGTCCTCGCCCCCGCCCAGCTACAACTTCGCCTTCACCCCGCAAGTGCATGAAGTCGATACCTGGTACCAGATGAAGGAGCAGGGCTACAAGCGTCCCACCGACGGCTTCCTGCCCATCCACATGCCCAAGAACACCTCGGCTGGCGTGATCCTGTCGGGCATCTCCATCGCCATGGGTTTCGGCCTGGTCTGGCACATGTGGCTGCTCGTGGGCGTGACGTTCTTCGCCCTGGTCGCCTACGCCATCTATCACACCTTCAACACGGATCGTGACTTCTACATCCCCGCGGAAGAAGTCGCCCGTGTCGAAGCCGAACGCACCCGCCTGCTCGCCAGCCATGTCTAA
- a CDS encoding MFS transporter, whose amino-acid sequence MSSTTHAQEPNSRTAERDLRKLHAEHDAKVAPGEIAIGVVIGRASEYFDFFVFGLAAVLVFPAVFFPFAGPLQGLLYSFVIFSFAFIARPFGTALFMAIQRRWGRSVKLTAALFLLGTATAGMAFLPGYNTLGLAACVLLAIFRTLQGVAFGGSWDGLPSLLSLNAPKNRRGWYAMLGQLGAPIGFLIASALFLYLHASLSNEDFLAWGWRYPFFVAFAINVVALFARLRLVVTHEYTKLLEEGKLNPIGTVEMMRAQGYNIFLGAFAALASYALFHLVTIFPLSWIKLTSGQDINGVLWVQVLGAGVAIIGTLVSGYLADRIGRRNLLGGSAVLIALFAFAAPSLLNGGPTGQDAFILIGFALLGLSYGQAAGTVTSNFSAHYRYTGAALTSDFAWLFGAAFAPLVVLHLSANYGLTYVSAYLLSGAACTLIALRINKRLESANR is encoded by the coding sequence ATGTCAAGCACCACTCACGCCCAAGAGCCCAATTCGCGCACCGCGGAACGCGATCTGCGCAAACTCCATGCCGAGCATGACGCCAAGGTCGCGCCCGGCGAGATCGCCATCGGCGTCGTCATCGGCCGCGCCTCGGAGTACTTCGACTTCTTCGTCTTCGGCCTCGCCGCGGTCCTGGTCTTCCCGGCGGTGTTCTTCCCGTTCGCCGGCCCGCTGCAAGGCCTACTGTACTCCTTCGTCATCTTTTCGTTCGCGTTCATCGCGCGTCCTTTCGGCACCGCGTTGTTCATGGCCATCCAGCGTCGCTGGGGCCGCAGCGTCAAGCTGACCGCCGCGCTCTTCCTGCTGGGCACCGCCACGGCCGGCATGGCATTTCTGCCCGGGTACAACACGCTGGGCCTTGCTGCCTGCGTGCTGCTGGCCATTTTCCGCACCCTGCAAGGCGTGGCCTTCGGCGGCTCGTGGGACGGCCTGCCCTCGCTGCTGTCGCTGAATGCTCCCAAGAACCGCCGCGGCTGGTACGCCATGCTGGGCCAGCTGGGCGCGCCCATCGGCTTCCTGATCGCCAGCGCCCTGTTCCTGTACCTCCACGCCAGCCTCTCCAACGAGGACTTCCTGGCCTGGGGCTGGCGCTATCCCTTCTTCGTGGCCTTCGCCATCAACGTCGTGGCGCTGTTCGCCCGTCTGCGCCTGGTGGTGACCCACGAGTACACCAAGCTGCTGGAAGAGGGCAAGCTGAACCCCATCGGCACCGTCGAGATGATGCGTGCCCAGGGGTACAACATCTTCCTGGGCGCCTTCGCCGCGCTGGCCAGCTATGCGCTGTTCCACCTCGTCACCATTTTCCCGCTGTCGTGGATCAAGCTGACCTCGGGCCAGGACATCAACGGCGTGCTGTGGGTGCAGGTGCTGGGCGCAGGCGTTGCCATCATCGGCACGCTGGTGTCGGGTTACCTGGCTGACCGCATCGGCCGCCGCAACCTGCTGGGCGGTTCGGCCGTGCTGATCGCGCTGTTCGCGTTCGCCGCGCCGTCGCTGCTGAATGGCGGCCCCACCGGCCAGGACGCCTTCATCCTGATCGGCTTCGCGCTGCTGGGCCTGTCCTACGGCCAGGCCGCGGGCACCGTCACCTCGAACTTCAGCGCGCACTACCGCTATACCGGCGCCGCGCTGACCTCCGACTTCGCCTGGCTCTTCGGCGCGGCTTTCGCCCCGCTGGTCGTGCTGCACCTGTCGGCCAACTACGGCCTGACCTACGTCAGCGCCTACCTGCTGTCCGGCGCGGCTTGCACGCTGATCGCCCTGCGCATCAACAAGCGCCTGGAATCCGCCAACCGCTAA
- a CDS encoding hydrolase has product MSQKYLEVLTPQNSQLIFIDQQPQMAFGVQSIDRQTLKNNVVGLAKAAKIFDIPTTITTVETESFSGNTFPELLGVFPDHPILERTSMNSWDDQNVRDALARNGRKKVVVSGLWTEVCNTTFALCAMLEGDYEIYMVADASGGTSSDAHKYAMDRMVQAGAVPMTWLQVLLEWQRDWARKETYDAVTGMVREHAGAYGMGIDYAVTHVHKGPERAQHGKRIGPNPANK; this is encoded by the coding sequence ATGTCGCAGAAATACCTCGAAGTACTGACGCCGCAGAACAGCCAGCTCATCTTCATCGATCAGCAACCGCAGATGGCTTTCGGCGTGCAGTCCATCGACCGCCAGACGCTCAAGAACAACGTCGTGGGTCTGGCCAAGGCGGCCAAGATCTTCGATATTCCCACCACCATCACCACCGTCGAAACCGAGAGCTTCTCGGGCAATACCTTCCCTGAACTGCTGGGCGTGTTCCCGGATCATCCGATCCTGGAGCGTACCTCGATGAATTCCTGGGACGACCAGAACGTGCGTGACGCACTGGCCAGGAATGGCCGCAAGAAGGTCGTCGTGTCGGGCCTGTGGACCGAGGTCTGCAACACCACCTTCGCCCTGTGCGCCATGCTCGAGGGCGACTACGAGATCTATATGGTGGCGGATGCCTCGGGCGGCACCTCGTCGGACGCGCACAAGTACGCCATGGACCGCATGGTCCAGGCCGGCGCCGTGCCGATGACGTGGCTGCAGGTGCTGCTGGAGTGGCAGCGCGACTGGGCCCGCAAGGAAACCTACGACGCCGTCACCGGCATGGTGCGCGAGCATGCGGGCGCCTACGGCATGGGCATCGACTATGCCGTGACGCACGTGCACAAGGGCCCGGAGCGCGCCCAGCACGGCAAGCGCATCGGCCCGAACCCGGCCAACAAGTAA
- a CDS encoding SDR family oxidoreductase, whose amino-acid sequence MSTQDRNVGQAIAATVGKHQDIQAEQDRKDRQAAHTGQGKSPAPGPQRDEPAPPLPAQHQTKPGHEAALDPAPRYAAPHYRGSGKLQNRVALITGGDSGIGRAVAVLYAREGADVAIVYLSEHEDARVTQAEVEREGRRCLLIPGDVKDAAFCRMAAQRTVTTFGSLDILVNNAAFQEHSHAIEDLTDARWEETFRVNIHGYFHMAKAALPHMERHGCIINTGSVVGLRGSKELLDYASTKGAIHAFTKALASQLIGRGIRVNAVAPGPVWTPLNPADRPAEEIPDFGKGTDMGRVAQPEELSPAYVFLAAPACSSYITGIVLPVTGSVGAI is encoded by the coding sequence ATGAGCACCCAGGACAGGAACGTGGGGCAGGCAATCGCCGCGACCGTCGGCAAGCACCAGGACATCCAGGCGGAGCAGGATCGCAAGGACCGGCAGGCGGCGCATACCGGGCAGGGCAAGTCTCCCGCGCCCGGCCCGCAGCGTGATGAGCCTGCGCCGCCGCTGCCGGCGCAGCACCAGACGAAACCGGGGCACGAGGCCGCGCTGGATCCCGCGCCGCGCTATGCTGCGCCCCACTATCGCGGCAGCGGCAAACTGCAGAACCGGGTCGCGCTCATCACGGGCGGGGATTCCGGCATCGGCCGCGCGGTGGCGGTCCTGTATGCGCGCGAAGGCGCGGATGTCGCCATCGTCTATCTCAGCGAACACGAGGATGCGCGGGTGACGCAGGCGGAGGTCGAGCGGGAAGGGCGGCGCTGCCTGCTCATTCCCGGCGACGTGAAGGACGCCGCGTTCTGCCGCATGGCTGCGCAGCGCACGGTCACGACCTTCGGCAGCCTGGACATCCTGGTGAACAATGCGGCCTTCCAGGAGCATTCCCATGCGATCGAAGACCTGACGGACGCACGCTGGGAGGAAACCTTCCGGGTCAATATCCACGGTTACTTCCACATGGCGAAGGCGGCCTTGCCGCACATGGAGCGGCATGGCTGCATCATCAATACCGGATCGGTGGTGGGGCTGCGCGGCAGCAAGGAACTGCTGGACTATGCGTCCACCAAGGGTGCCATCCATGCCTTCACCAAGGCGCTGGCCAGCCAGTTGATCGGGCGCGGCATCCGTGTGAACGCGGTGGCGCCCGGCCCGGTATGGACGCCGTTGAACCCCGCGGATCGTCCCGCCGAGGAGATCCCGGACTTCGGCAAGGGCACCGACATGGGCAGGGTGGCGCAGCCCGAAGAGCTCTCGCCGGCCTATGTCTTCCTGGCCGCGCCGGCATGCAGCAGCTATATCACCGGCATCGTGCTGCCGGTGACGGGGTCCGTGGGGGCGATCTGA
- a CDS encoding DUF3079 domain-containing protein — translation MGKKFPLNPKFPERICWGCDRYCPTGDMACGNGSGRTQHPSEVLGEDWYLVGDWGMEESEGKPAAEDIGP, via the coding sequence GTGGGCAAGAAATTCCCCCTCAATCCCAAGTTCCCCGAGCGCATCTGCTGGGGCTGTGACCGCTATTGCCCGACGGGCGACATGGCTTGCGGCAATGGGTCGGGGCGCACCCAGCACCCTTCGGAGGTGCTGGGGGAGGATTGGTATCTGGTGGGGGATTGGGGGATGGAGGAGAGCGAGGGCAAGCCTGCAGCGGAGGATATCGGGCCTTAG
- a CDS encoding sulfite exporter TauE/SafE family protein: MLAPDLLSASPLLLPALAGAIFVLAGLVKGVVGLGLPTIAMALLALMMTPAQAAALLIIPSLITNIWQIRPWHTLGPLLKRLAPMQAGVLAGTIAGSLALGAPAGAWATLSLGAALIAYAAWGLSGAKMTVRAKDEGWMGPLIGAVTGVITAATGVFVIPAVPFLQALGLERDELIQAMGISFTVSTIALALGLYFNGRYPVSALGLSFVMLLPALVGMQLGTALRKRLSPAVFRKCFLISLILLGTHMIVYELLAR, encoded by the coding sequence ATGCTTGCTCCCGACCTGTTGTCCGCCTCGCCACTCCTGCTTCCCGCCCTGGCCGGCGCCATCTTCGTCCTGGCCGGCCTGGTCAAGGGCGTAGTGGGACTGGGGCTGCCCACCATCGCAATGGCGCTGCTGGCGCTGATGATGACGCCCGCGCAAGCCGCCGCGCTGCTCATCATCCCCTCCCTCATCACCAACATCTGGCAGATCCGTCCCTGGCACACCCTGGGCCCGCTGCTGAAGCGCCTGGCGCCCATGCAGGCAGGCGTGCTGGCCGGCACGATTGCCGGCTCGCTGGCGCTGGGGGCGCCCGCCGGCGCCTGGGCCACGCTGTCGCTGGGCGCCGCGCTCATCGCCTACGCCGCCTGGGGCCTGAGCGGGGCCAAGATGACCGTGCGCGCCAAGGATGAAGGCTGGATGGGTCCTCTGATCGGCGCCGTCACCGGCGTCATCACCGCCGCCACGGGCGTCTTCGTGATTCCTGCCGTGCCCTTCCTGCAGGCTCTCGGCCTGGAGCGCGACGAGTTGATCCAGGCCATGGGCATCTCCTTCACCGTCTCCACGATCGCGCTGGCGCTGGGCCTGTATTTCAACGGGCGCTATCCGGTGTCGGCGCTGGGCCTGTCCTTCGTGATGCTGCTGCCCGCCCTGGTCGGCATGCAATTGGGCACCGCGCTGCGCAAGCGCCTGTCGCCCGCGGTGTTCCGCAAGTGCTTTCTCATCAGCTTGATCCTGCTGGGCACGCACATGATCGTGTACGAACTGCTGGCGCGTTGA
- a CDS encoding LysR family transcriptional regulator — MKKMPDLEAWAIFAKVAELGSFARAAAEFSLSQATVSKAISRLEASMQTVLFHRTSRSMSLTESGQAALARAARILEEGRAVEADMAELSRSLRGPIRLAAPMSFGIPRLAPLFPEFMRLHPDVQLDVHFDDKLNDLVNDGYDLALRVSKLVDSSLLARQLCEVQIRLVGTPGYFARHGRPRHPRDLAGHRALLYTYSRSGTNWRFTHKTEGEYTHSPTVPLQINNAEALAPALMAGLGLALQPDFLCWKDLESGALQTVMEDWSVEPLALHLITPPGRGKPARVRALIDYLADKLAREPWAQRPRGTL; from the coding sequence ATGAAAAAAATGCCGGACCTGGAAGCCTGGGCCATCTTCGCGAAGGTCGCTGAGCTGGGCTCGTTTGCCCGCGCCGCGGCCGAGTTCTCGCTGTCCCAGGCCACGGTTTCCAAGGCCATCAGCCGCCTGGAGGCCAGCATGCAGACCGTGCTGTTCCACCGCACGTCGCGCAGCATGTCGCTGACCGAGAGCGGCCAGGCGGCGCTGGCGCGGGCCGCCCGCATCCTGGAAGAAGGCCGTGCGGTGGAGGCCGACATGGCGGAACTCTCGCGCAGCCTGCGCGGGCCAATACGCCTGGCCGCCCCCATGTCTTTCGGCATTCCCCGACTGGCGCCGCTATTCCCTGAATTCATGCGGCTCCACCCCGACGTGCAGCTGGACGTGCATTTCGATGACAAGCTGAACGACCTGGTCAACGACGGCTATGACCTGGCCCTGCGCGTCTCGAAGCTGGTCGATTCCAGCCTGCTGGCCCGGCAGCTCTGCGAGGTGCAGATCCGCCTGGTGGGCACGCCCGGCTATTTCGCGCGCCACGGCCGTCCGCGGCATCCGCGCGACCTGGCCGGGCACCGCGCCCTGCTCTATACCTATTCGCGCAGCGGCACGAACTGGCGTTTCACGCACAAGACGGAAGGCGAATACACGCACTCCCCCACCGTGCCCCTGCAGATCAACAATGCCGAGGCGCTGGCCCCCGCGCTGATGGCAGGCTTGGGCCTGGCGCTGCAACCGGACTTCCTGTGCTGGAAGGACCTGGAATCGGGCGCGCTACAGACGGTGATGGAAGACTGGAGCGTGGAGCCGCTGGCGCTGCACCTGATCACGCCGCCGGGACGCGGCAAGCCTGCCCGGGTGCGGGCGCTGATCGACTACCTGGCCGACAAGCTGGCGCGGGAACCCTGGGCGCAGCGGCCGCGAGGGACGCTGTAG
- the cyoA gene encoding ubiquinol oxidase subunit II encodes MSFSKLPRGLTLLSVILLSGCSAVSLSPSGDIAVQQRDLIIYSTLLMLLVIVPVIVLIFWFAWRYRASNTEATYDPEWHHSTLLELIIWSVPLLIIIALGALTWVSTHKLDPYRPLDRIDAARSVEKDVEPMVIEVVALDWKWLFFYPEQGVASLNEFAAPVDRPVRFRITSSTMMNSFFIPALAGQIYAMPGMQTTLHAIINKPGTFDGFSANYSGAGFSGMRFKFHGMEQGEFDSWINKVRAEGAPLERADYLKLEQPSEREPVRYFANVPANLFNAILNRCVEANRMCMNEMMAIDAQGGLGLPGLYNMTSLDASTREKLGLSHAHVRTYVGAMCSPEDPAFVSSAAPVAPVTQTL; translated from the coding sequence ATGTCCTTTTCCAAGCTCCCGCGCGGATTGACCCTGCTTTCGGTCATCCTGTTGTCAGGCTGCAGTGCCGTCTCGCTCTCGCCCTCGGGCGATATCGCCGTACAGCAGCGCGACCTGATCATCTACTCCACCCTGCTGATGCTGCTGGTCATCGTACCAGTGATCGTGCTGATCTTCTGGTTTGCCTGGCGGTACCGCGCCAGCAACACCGAAGCCACCTACGATCCCGAATGGCATCATTCCACGTTGCTGGAACTGATCATCTGGTCCGTCCCCCTGCTCATCATCATCGCGCTGGGCGCGTTGACCTGGGTCAGCACCCACAAACTCGACCCCTATCGCCCGCTGGACCGCATCGACGCGGCCCGCTCGGTCGAGAAAGACGTCGAGCCCATGGTCATCGAAGTGGTGGCGCTGGACTGGAAGTGGCTGTTCTTCTATCCCGAGCAAGGCGTGGCCTCGCTCAACGAGTTCGCCGCCCCGGTCGATCGTCCGGTCCGTTTCCGGATCACGTCGTCGACCATGATGAACTCCTTCTTCATCCCCGCGCTGGCCGGCCAGATCTACGCCATGCCGGGCATGCAGACGACGCTGCACGCCATCATCAACAAGCCGGGCACCTTCGACGGCTTCTCGGCGAACTACAGCGGCGCGGGCTTCTCGGGCATGCGCTTCAAGTTCCACGGAATGGAACAAGGTGAATTCGACAGCTGGATCAACAAGGTCCGCGCCGAAGGCGCCCCGCTCGAGCGCGCCGACTACCTGAAGCTGGAACAGCCCAGCGAACGCGAACCCGTGCGCTACTTCGCCAACGTGCCTGCCAACCTCTTCAACGCGATCCTGAACCGTTGCGTCGAAGCCAACCGCATGTGCATGAATGAAATGATGGCCATCGACGCGCAGGGCGGCCTGGGCCTGCCCGGTCTGTACAACATGACCTCGCTCGATGCCAGCACCCGCGAGAAGCTCGGCCTGAGCCACGCGCACGTCCGCACTTATGTCGGCGCGATGTGCTCCCCCGAAGACCCCGCATTCGTCTCGTCGGCGGCCCCCGTGGCCCCCGTCACGCAGACGCTGTGA
- a CDS encoding XapX domain-containing protein, with amino-acid sequence MKMYVLSLGAGLLIGVIYSLLNVRSPAPPLIALAGLLGILLGEQLIPVGKQLLQGTAFSAACDKVHAVSHVMGPLPGRHATPAEAKQDESKPG; translated from the coding sequence ATGAAAATGTATGTGTTGTCCCTGGGCGCCGGGCTGCTGATCGGCGTCATCTACAGCCTGTTGAATGTCCGTTCGCCGGCGCCGCCCTTGATTGCGTTGGCGGGTTTGCTGGGCATCCTCCTCGGCGAACAACTCATCCCGGTCGGAAAGCAGCTCCTGCAAGGCACCGCCTTCAGCGCGGCCTGCGACAAGGTCCATGCCGTCAGCCATGTGATGGGGCCGTTGCCCGGCCGCCATGCCACGCCCGCCGAAGCGAAACAGGACGAGTCCAAGCCGGGCTGA